The genomic stretch GCTTCAATCTAAATATTGGTTTACTAATAGCAAAAGTAAGGATTTATAGGAAAAAAACAAAAAAATAATCTATACTAATTTTCCGGTTATAACTAACTTTACCACGAACCGCATGTTTTTCACACTATCCTTCGCCTCTTTTAAATTTACGGAACTGGCTAACCAACATCACCATTGCCACCAAACTGGCAAGCAAATCGGAAACCGGCATACTATACCAAACACCGGCCGCACCGAAGAAACGAGGTAGAATTATCAGTGCCGGAAGCAAGAAAAGCATCTGGCGGGTAAGAGACAAAAAGATAGCCTTGCTCGCCATCCCGATACTCTGGAAGAAATTCGACGTCACCATCTGGAAACCGATTATCGGGAAGAACATCACTACAATACGTAGTCCACGTGCCGAAATAGCTATCAGTTCTTCGTCAGAAGTAAATATGGAAACCACCAGATCGGGTATAATCATCCCCATCAGGAAACCGGATGTGGTGACAACCGTAGCAAAGATTATAGTCAGTTTCAGCACCCGGGAAACACGTGCATATTGCTGCGCACCAAAGTTATATCCGGCAATAGGCTGCATGCCCTGATTCAATCCCATCACGATCATTACGAATATAAATACCAGGCGGTTGACAATACCGAATGCACCGATAGACAAGTCTCCGCCATAGCGCTTCAACCCCTGATTAATGACAATTACAATAAAACATGCTGCCAGATTCATCAGGAAAGGAGACATACCGATAGCAAGCGAATCCATCACAATCTTACGGCGCAGGCGGAATATACCGCGATGGAAATGTAGCAGTTCGTCTTTGTTACTGAATATCTTGAATTGCCACAACAGTGAAATAACCTGTGCTATGATGGTGGCAATAGCAGCTCCACGAATCCCCCAGTCGAAACCGTAAATAAACAAAGGGTCAAGTATCGTATTGATGACTACTGTAGCGATAGTGGCGTACATTGCCTTTTGCGGATGTCCGGAAGAGCGTAGAACAGCATTTAAGCCAAGATAAAGATGGGTGACGACATTGCCCAGCAAAATAATCTGCATGTATTCGCGGGCGTACTTCACTGTTTCGTCACTACCCCCAAAGAAGTAAAGGATGGGATCGAGGAATATCATCGTAACAACCGTAAATGCCAATCCCAGCACGATATTTAGCACCAGTACATTACCCAAAATACGTTGGGCTGTATCGTAATCTTTTTGTCCCAGTTTAACCGAAACCAATGTGGAAGCTCCAACTCCTACCAACGAGCCAAACGCAGCAGCAAGATTCATCAGGGGAAAAGTTAGCGCCAATCCCGAAATAGCCATTGTGCCTACTCCGTGACCGATAAAAATGCTATCCACCATATTATATAAAGAAGATGCCGTCATAGCGATAATTGCCGGTACGGCATATTGCATCAGTAGCTTTCCAATCTGTTCTGTTCCCAACGCTGTGGGTGCCTTTTGTCCTGTCATAATACCTATTCCTCTATTTTAGGGTGCAAAGGTACTGATTTTCCCATAAGCAAACAAAAAAAGGAGAACAAAGAGATTATCGCTACTTCAAAGAGAAATTCATTCACTCCACTGAGAATGTACACGTTGACTTTAAACTTTTCCTAATTCTCCCCTTCTTCATGCCATTATATGAAAAATGTTTCGTATTTTTGCTCCCAAATTGTGTTAATGTACAACGAAATGAATGTATTAGAACTAAGTGAACAGGAAATCATTCGACGTAATAGTATGAATGAACTTCGCGCGATGGGCATTGACCCCTATCCCGCTGCAGAGTATGTAACCAATGCTTTCTCTACAGATATAAAAGCGG from Bacteroides intestinalis DSM 17393 encodes the following:
- a CDS encoding MATE family efflux transporter, whose product is MTGQKAPTALGTEQIGKLLMQYAVPAIIAMTASSLYNMVDSIFIGHGVGTMAISGLALTFPLMNLAAAFGSLVGVGASTLVSVKLGQKDYDTAQRILGNVLVLNIVLGLAFTVVTMIFLDPILYFFGGSDETVKYAREYMQIILLGNVVTHLYLGLNAVLRSSGHPQKAMYATIATVVINTILDPLFIYGFDWGIRGAAIATIIAQVISLLWQFKIFSNKDELLHFHRGIFRLRRKIVMDSLAIGMSPFLMNLAACFIVIVINQGLKRYGGDLSIGAFGIVNRLVFIFVMIVMGLNQGMQPIAGYNFGAQQYARVSRVLKLTIIFATVVTTSGFLMGMIIPDLVVSIFTSDEELIAISARGLRIVVMFFPIIGFQMVTSNFFQSIGMASKAIFLSLTRQMLFLLPALIILPRFFGAAGVWYSMPVSDLLASLVAMVMLVSQFRKFKRGEG